Within Stella humosa, the genomic segment TCGATCCAGTCGCCGGCCGCCTGGATCTCGGTCAGCTTCTCCACCTCGATCGGCGTGTGGCTGACCACGCCCAGCAACTGCTTGTGCGACCAGACGTCATGCTCGAGCGGCGCGATGTTGAGGTCGCCCACCAGGATCATCGGCCGGTCCGGCCGCCGCTCGCGCAGCAGCCAGTCGCGCGTCTCGTCCAGGAAGGCCAGCTTGTGCGCGAACTTCGTATTCTCGACCGGGTCCGGAATATCCCCGCCCGCCGGGATGTAGAAGTTGTGCAGCTCGATCCCGCCCGGCAGCGTGGCGAAGACGTGGCGACAGTCGTCCTTGCCGCACCAGACATGCCCGCCGACATTCTCCAGCGGCAGCTTCGACAGGATCGCCACCCCGTTGTAGCTCTTCATGCCGCGGATGATGCGGTGGCGGTAGCCCGCTTCGGCGAACGCCTTGGATGGAAAGGCGTCGTCGATAGCCTTGGTTTCCTGCAGGCAGAGCACGTCCGGGCGCTTTTCCTGGAGGAAGCGCAGGACCATGTCCAGCCGCAGGCGGACGGAGTTGATGTTCCAGGTCGCGACCGTGATCGCCATGTCGGATGACGGCCCGCTCAGCCGATGGTGATGTCGAGGTCGCCGACGCCGTCGACATGGCCTTCCAGCCGGTCGCCGCGCACGACGGCCTTCACGCCCTCGGGCGTGCCGCTGAAGATCAGGTCGCCGGCGGCCAGCGTCACCAGGGTCGACAGGTAGGCGATGGTCTCCGGCACGCTCCAGATCAGGTCGGCCAGGTCGCCGCGCTGGCGCTCGGCGCCGTTCACCTTCAGCCAGATGGCACCCTTGTCGGGATGGCCGATCTGGTCGGCGCGCACCAGCGCGGTGCACGGGGCCGAATGGTCGAAGCCCTTGCCCATGTCCCACGGCCGGCCCGCGGTCTTGGCGATGCCCTGGATGTCGCGCCGGGTCATGTCGAGGCCGACGGCATAGCCGTAGACATGGCTCAGCGCCTGGTCGACCGGGATGTCGGCGCCGCCGCTCTTCAGCGCGACCACCATCTCGATCTCGTGGTGCATGTCCTTGGTGACCGGCGGATAGGGCATGACGCTGCCGCTGGGCAGCAGCGCGTCGGCCGGCTTCATGAAGAAGAACGGCTCCTCCCGGTCCGGATTGTGGCCCATCTCGCGTGCGTGGGCCGCGTAGTTCCGCCCCACGCAATAGATGCGGCGGACGGGAAACAGATCGCTGGTGCCCACGATCGGCAGGGCAGGCTGGGTCCAGAGCGGAATCGCGTAGGAGGGCATGGAGGTCCTCGGGCGGGAGAGGGGCCGGAAATCGCGGGGGGCAATCTAAGGGCAAGCGCGCCCACATGCCAGGGGCCCCGCGCGCGCCGATCGGTGGACCCGTCTAGTTCCGGTTCTCGGGCGCGGTGACGTCGCGGACGCCGTCGCCCAGCAGGTTGATGCCCAGGACGAGGATGAAGAGGGCGATGCCGGGCAGGCCGATCATCCAGGTGTTGAAGAAGATCTCCTCCTTGGCCTCGGCCAGCATCAGGCCCCAGGACGGCTGCGGCGGGCGCACGCCCAGGCCGAGGAAGGACAGGGCCGCCTCCAGCAGGATCGCGTTCGCCATCTCGATGGTGGCGACGACGATCAGCGGGTTCAGCACGTTGGGCAGCACCTCCCGCAGCAGCAGATAGCGGGTGGAGCAGCCGATCGCCTCGGCGGCGGCGACATAGTCCAGGCTGCGCGCCTGCTGGGTGGCCGAGCGCATGACCACGGCAAAGCGGTCCCAGAGCAGGAACCCCAGCACGAGTACCAGGACGATGAGCGAACTGCCCGATACCGCGACCACGGCCAGCGCCACCAGTACGACGGGCAGGCTGAGGCGGGTGGTGACGAAGAAGCTGACCACCATGTCGACCTTGCCGCCGAAATAGCCCGCCAGCAGCCCCAGGGTCGAGCCGATCACGCCCGAGATCAGCATGGCCGAGAAGCCGATGATCAGCGAGATCTGGCTGCCGTAGATGAGCCGGCTGAGGAAATCGCGGCCGAGCCGGTCCGTGCCCAGCGGATAGGTCCAGCCGGCCTTGGGGTTGTCCCAGAACCAGGCATGCCAGATGGGCGGGATGCGGCGGCGGGCGAGCGCGCCGGTATAGGGGTCGTGCGGGGCGATCAGGGGGGCCGCCAGCGCCATCAGGATGATCGCCACCAGCACCACGGTGCCGAAGACCAGGCCCTTGTGCTTGCGCGCCCGGCGCCACAACAGGGCTCGCGGTGATGGCGCCGCCGGTTCGGCCGCAATCTTCCTGTCGGCCATGTGGGTGTCGGCCGTCATGCGCCAGCCACCCGCAGCCGGGGGTCGAGCCAGCCGTTCAGCAGGTCGGCCAGGAAGGTCAGCACGACATAGAAGAGGGAGATCATCAGCACGATCGCCTGGATCACCGGCAGGTCGGAGCGCTGGATCGATTCCCAGGCGAGGTAGCCGACGCCATGCATCGAGAACACGGCCTCGATGACGATGGAGCCGCCCAGCATGAAGCCGAACTGCACGGCCGCCAGCGACACCACCGGGATGACCGCGTTGCGCAATGCGTGCTTGAAAAGGACCGATGGCGGCAGCAGGCCCTTGGCGCGCGCCGTGCGGATATAGTCCGACCCCAGCGCCTCCAGCATGCCGGTGCGCGTCAGCCGCATCAGCGCCGGCGTGGCGTAGTAGCCCAGCGCCACGGCCGGCAGGATCATGTGCTCCCAGCTATCGGCGCCCGAGGTCGGCAGCCACTGCAGCCAGACCCCGAAGACGACGATCAGCACCAGCGCGAACCAGAAGTTCGGCAGCGCCTGGCCCAGCACGGCGACCGCCAGCGCGATGCGGTCGATCAGCGAGTTCTGGCGCACGGCCGCCAGCACGCCCAGCGGCAGTGCGACGGCCAGCGCGAAGGCAAGGGCCATCACCCCCAGGGTCAGCGTCACCGGCAGGCGATGG encodes:
- the xth gene encoding exodeoxyribonuclease III; protein product: MAITVATWNINSVRLRLDMVLRFLQEKRPDVLCLQETKAIDDAFPSKAFAEAGYRHRIIRGMKSYNGVAILSKLPLENVGGHVWCGKDDCRHVFATLPGGIELHNFYIPAGGDIPDPVENTKFAHKLAFLDETRDWLLRERRPDRPMILVGDLNIAPLEHDVWSHKQLLGVVSHTPIEVEKLTEIQAAGDWIDAVRHFVPADQKLYSWWSYRARDWAEADRGRRLDHIWVTPPLKSGLQRAEILREARGWTQPSDHVPVLVTLDGGIA
- a CDS encoding fumarylacetoacetate hydrolase family protein — encoded protein: MPSYAIPLWTQPALPIVGTSDLFPVRRIYCVGRNYAAHAREMGHNPDREEPFFFMKPADALLPSGSVMPYPPVTKDMHHEIEMVVALKSGGADIPVDQALSHVYGYAVGLDMTRRDIQGIAKTAGRPWDMGKGFDHSAPCTALVRADQIGHPDKGAIWLKVNGAERQRGDLADLIWSVPETIAYLSTLVTLAAGDLIFSGTPEGVKAVVRGDRLEGHVDGVGDLDITIG
- a CDS encoding ABC transporter permease, whose amino-acid sequence is MTADTHMADRKIAAEPAAPSPRALLWRRARKHKGLVFGTVVLVAIILMALAAPLIAPHDPYTGALARRRIPPIWHAWFWDNPKAGWTYPLGTDRLGRDFLSRLIYGSQISLIIGFSAMLISGVIGSTLGLLAGYFGGKVDMVVSFFVTTRLSLPVVLVALAVVAVSGSSLIVLVLVLGFLLWDRFAVVMRSATQQARSLDYVAAAEAIGCSTRYLLLREVLPNVLNPLIVVATIEMANAILLEAALSFLGLGVRPPQPSWGLMLAEAKEEIFFNTWMIGLPGIALFILVLGINLLGDGVRDVTAPENRN
- a CDS encoding ABC transporter permease, whose amino-acid sequence is MLRFTLGRLGIAALVVLVVSIIVFGLTHVAADPARAMAGENATAADVAAIRKAEGFDRPLPIQYGEWISRVAVGDFGRSYLMKEPVLGIVAHRLPVTLTLGVMALAFALAVALPLGVLAAVRQNSLIDRIALAVAVLGQALPNFWFALVLIVVFGVWLQWLPTSGADSWEHMILPAVALGYYATPALMRLTRTGMLEALGSDYIRTARAKGLLPPSVLFKHALRNAVIPVVSLAAVQFGFMLGGSIVIEAVFSMHGVGYLAWESIQRSDLPVIQAIVLMISLFYVVLTFLADLLNGWLDPRLRVAGA